Proteins co-encoded in one Erinaceus europaeus chromosome 2, mEriEur2.1, whole genome shotgun sequence genomic window:
- the VSTM2B gene encoding V-set and transmembrane domain-containing protein 2B isoform X2 yields MDQRTPLGALGYLPPLLLHALLLFVADATFTEVPKDVTVREGDDIEMPCAFRASGATSYSLEIQWWYLKEQPRELLHELALSVPGARSKVTNKDATKISTVRVQGNDISHRLRLSAVRQQDEGVYECRVSDYSDDDTQEHKAQALLRVLSRFEPPNMQAAEAVSHIQSSGPRRQGPASSANANNNVGATGIMGRATSEPSLDNKNSVPGSPPAIRGPGVPEAVAASAVHTVTTTPATATSSASPPSSQGVFLLQRHDSGTGPTYATDPLLSLLLLALHKFLHLLLGH; encoded by the exons ATGGACCAGAGGACCCCACTCGGCGCCCTCGGATACCTGCCGCCGCTGCTGCTCCACGCCCTGCTGCTCTTCGTGGCCGACG CTACATTTACCGAAGTCCCCAAAGATGTGACAGTACGGGAAGGAGACGACATCGAAATGCCTTGCGCGTTCCGGGCTAGCGGAGCCACCTCTTATTCGCTGGAGATTCAGTGGTGGTACCTCAAGGAGCAGCCCCGGGAGCTGCTGCACGAGCTGGCGCTCAGCGTGCCCGGCGCCCGGAGCAAG GTAACAAATAAGGATGCAACTAAAATCAGC ACGGTGCGCGTGCAGGGCAATGACATCTCGCACCGGCTCCGGCTGTCTGCAGTGCGGCAGCAGGACGAGGGCGTGTACGAATGCCGCGTGTCGGACTACAGCGACGACGACACGCAGGAGCACAAGGCTCAGGCGCTGCTGCGTGTGCTCTCGCGCTTTGAACCGCCCAACATGCAGGCGGCAGAGGCCGTGTCCCACATCcagagcagtggtccacgacgcCAAGGCCCAGCCAGCTCTGCCAACGCCAACAACAACGTGGGTGCTACTGGCATAATGGGCCGTGCCACCTCAGAACCCAGCCTGGACAACAAGAATTCTGTTCCTGGGAGCCCTCCTGCAATCCGAGGCCCTGGAGTCCCGGAGGCTGTTGCTGCCTCTGCAGTCCACACAGTCACCACCACACCGGCGACTGCCACTTCTTCAGCATCACCACCATCCAGCCAGGGGGTCTTTCTGCTTCAGAGGCATGATTCAG
- the VSTM2B gene encoding V-set and transmembrane domain-containing protein 2B isoform X3: MDQRTPLGALGYLPPLLLHALLLFVADATFTEVPKDVTVREGDDIEMPCAFRASGATSYSLEIQWWYLKEQPRELLHELALSVPGARSKVTNKDATKISTVRVQGNDISHRLRLSAVRQQDEGVYECRVSDYSDDDTQEHKAQALLRVLSRFEPPNMQAAEAVSHIQSSGPRRQGPASSANANNNVGATGIMGRATSEPSLDNKNSVPGSPPAIRGPGVPEAVAASAVHTVTTTPATATSSASPPSSQGVFLLQRHDSAALLT, encoded by the exons ATGGACCAGAGGACCCCACTCGGCGCCCTCGGATACCTGCCGCCGCTGCTGCTCCACGCCCTGCTGCTCTTCGTGGCCGACG CTACATTTACCGAAGTCCCCAAAGATGTGACAGTACGGGAAGGAGACGACATCGAAATGCCTTGCGCGTTCCGGGCTAGCGGAGCCACCTCTTATTCGCTGGAGATTCAGTGGTGGTACCTCAAGGAGCAGCCCCGGGAGCTGCTGCACGAGCTGGCGCTCAGCGTGCCCGGCGCCCGGAGCAAG GTAACAAATAAGGATGCAACTAAAATCAGC ACGGTGCGCGTGCAGGGCAATGACATCTCGCACCGGCTCCGGCTGTCTGCAGTGCGGCAGCAGGACGAGGGCGTGTACGAATGCCGCGTGTCGGACTACAGCGACGACGACACGCAGGAGCACAAGGCTCAGGCGCTGCTGCGTGTGCTCTCGCGCTTTGAACCGCCCAACATGCAGGCGGCAGAGGCCGTGTCCCACATCcagagcagtggtccacgacgcCAAGGCCCAGCCAGCTCTGCCAACGCCAACAACAACGTGGGTGCTACTGGCATAATGGGCCGTGCCACCTCAGAACCCAGCCTGGACAACAAGAATTCTGTTCCTGGGAGCCCTCCTGCAATCCGAGGCCCTGGAGTCCCGGAGGCTGTTGCTGCCTCTGCAGTCCACACAGTCACCACCACACCGGCGACTGCCACTTCTTCAGCATCACCACCATCCAGCCAGGGGGTCTTTCTGCTTCAGAGGCATGATTCAG